One genomic region from Prunus persica cultivar Lovell chromosome G3, Prunus_persica_NCBIv2, whole genome shotgun sequence encodes:
- the LOC18783310 gene encoding probable LRR receptor-like serine/threonine-protein kinase At4g36180 isoform X1: MLPFKRISKSHVCLGCNPLCNKLQAGDDIDILRHLPRLMNAQPCCSSRKALQLTSLILQILLLIRRFHFGREKEMRIGVLVVHGMVLNVMRSLAMLLALTSVAAVSMVLSIPATVSSALSTCRGLTSQIITSISLKYRQDLVMIFRSLTYLNLSNSLFSGQIPSEISKLSKLSTLDLSFNGPKFDAYGIPLKLTKGNMRSLVQNLTAIKQLHLNWVEMYSTVSDILVNASSLTSLRFGYCELNGEFPVGIFHLPNLEVLDVKGNSNLTGYFPNFNMSNNNSIRNLHSLNLLDISRCHFYPLVPSSLGNLTQLNYLDMFLFNDIPNNNSTGQLVSEYSLSWIASLTNLYSLSLGENSQVLWLTSRNFHFYTGIMTN, from the exons ATGCTACCATTCAAAAGGATTTCCAAATCCCATGTCTGCCTGGGTTGCAATCCTCTGTGTAACAAATTACAAGCTGGGGATGACATTGACAT ACTCAGGCACTTACCCAGGTTGATGAATGCTCAGCCTTGCTGCAGTTCAAGGAAAGCTTTGCAATTAACAAGTCTGATTCTGCAGATCCTCTTGCTTATCCGAAGGTTTCATTTTGGACGCGAGAAGGAGATGAGAATCGGAGTACTTGTTGTTCATGGGATGGTGTTGAATGTGATGAGGAGTCTGGCCATGTTATTGGCCTTGACCTCCGTAGCAGCTGTCTCCATGGTTCTATCAATTCCAGCAACAGTCTCTTCCGCCTTGTCCACTTGCAGAGGCTTGACCTCTCAGATAATCACTTCAATTTCTCTCAAATACCGTCAAGATTTGGTCATGATCTTTCGAAGTCTAACATATCTCAACCTTTCAAATTCCTTATTCTCTGGCCAAATTCCATCAGAAATTTCAAAGCTATCAAAGCTGTCTACCCTTGATCTGTCTTTCAATGGTCCGAAATTTGATGCTTATGGTATCCCTTTGAAATTGACCAAGGGCAACATGAGAAGCCTGGTTCAGAACTTGACCGCCATAAAACAACTTCATCTTAATTGGGTAGAGATGTACTCCACTGTGTCTGATATCTTGGTCAATGCATCTTCTCTAACGTCTCTCCGATTTGGCTATTGTGAGTTGAATGGGGAATTCCCAGTAGGCATCTTCCACCTACCAAACTTAGAGGTTCTGGATGTGAAAGGTAACTCAAACCTTACCGGTTATTTCCCTAACTTTAACATGAGCAATAATAATTCTATCAGAAACCTCCATTCCTTAAATTTGTTGGACATCTCTCGCTGTCATTTTTACCCCCTTGTTCCATCTTCACTCGGAAACCTTACCCAGCTCAACTACCTTGacatgtttttatttaatgacatTCCAAATAATAATTCCACAGGCCAATTAGTTTCTGAATATTCCTTGTCTTGGATAGCAAGTTTAACCAACCTCTACAGTTTGTCCCTTGGGGAAAATTCCCAAGTTTTGTGGCTAACCTCACGCAACTTTCATTTCTATACTGGGATAATGACGAATTAA
- the LOC18783310 gene encoding probable LRR receptor-like serine/threonine-protein kinase At4g36180 isoform X2 — translation MLPFKRISKSHVCLGCNPLCNKLQAGDDIDILRHLPRLMNAQPCCSSRKALQLTSLILQILLLIRRFHFGREKEMRIGVLVVHGMVLNVMRSLAMLLALTSVAAVSMVLSIPATVSSALSTCRGLTSQIITSISLKYRQDLVMIFRSLTYLNLSNSLFSGQIPSEISKLSKLSTLDLSFNGPKFDAYGIPLKLTKGNMRSLVQNLTAIKQLHLNWVEMYSTVSDILVNASSLTSLRFGYCELNGEFPVGIFHLPNLEVLDVKA, via the exons ATGCTACCATTCAAAAGGATTTCCAAATCCCATGTCTGCCTGGGTTGCAATCCTCTGTGTAACAAATTACAAGCTGGGGATGACATTGACAT ACTCAGGCACTTACCCAGGTTGATGAATGCTCAGCCTTGCTGCAGTTCAAGGAAAGCTTTGCAATTAACAAGTCTGATTCTGCAGATCCTCTTGCTTATCCGAAGGTTTCATTTTGGACGCGAGAAGGAGATGAGAATCGGAGTACTTGTTGTTCATGGGATGGTGTTGAATGTGATGAGGAGTCTGGCCATGTTATTGGCCTTGACCTCCGTAGCAGCTGTCTCCATGGTTCTATCAATTCCAGCAACAGTCTCTTCCGCCTTGTCCACTTGCAGAGGCTTGACCTCTCAGATAATCACTTCAATTTCTCTCAAATACCGTCAAGATTTGGTCATGATCTTTCGAAGTCTAACATATCTCAACCTTTCAAATTCCTTATTCTCTGGCCAAATTCCATCAGAAATTTCAAAGCTATCAAAGCTGTCTACCCTTGATCTGTCTTTCAATGGTCCGAAATTTGATGCTTATGGTATCCCTTTGAAATTGACCAAGGGCAACATGAGAAGCCTGGTTCAGAACTTGACCGCCATAAAACAACTTCATCTTAATTGGGTAGAGATGTACTCCACTGTGTCTGATATCTTGGTCAATGCATCTTCTCTAACGTCTCTCCGATTTGGCTATTGTGAGTTGAATGGGGAATTCCCAGTAGGCATCTTCCACCTACCAAACTTAGAGGTTCTGGATGTGAAAG CTTGA
- the LOC109948124 gene encoding receptor-like protein 12: MPISKDPTKKGNLRIKFDVVFPSKQQNHEEPHKTQRWAQHHKSTLQISTLPSKYPNQRHVFLSGNHDLAFAAFVGVLPKPLDGSEFSVAWKEYEANEEREGWFKGDGYERITQALGQVDECSALLQFKESFAINKSVSADPLAYPKVSFWTREGDGNRSNCCSWDGVECDEDFGHVVGLDLRSSCLYGSINSSNTLFRLVHLQWLDLSDNHFNFSQIPSRFGDDLSSLTYLNLSNSLFSGEIPPEISKLSKLSTLDLSFNDLKVDDDSFPLKLTKGNMRSLVQNLTAIKQLHLNWVEMYSTVPDILVNASSLTSLQLRGCGLNGEFPIGIFHLPNLEVLHLLYNSNLTGYFPDFNRSNALKKLNVANTNFSGQLPNSLGNLHSLIVFVISSCNFHPNVPSSLGNLTQLNYLDMFSFNDVSKGKMGEFPSFVSNLTQLEFLDLSDTEISGQIPSWLMKLTQLTSLSLDENNLQGPIPRSLFQLKNLEYLSLSGNNLSGLVEFDQFSKLKKLKDLDLSNNMLSVEIRNDLSATLPKLQTLALGACNLTEFPKFLKNQSELTKLDLSDNYIHGPIPKWLWNATIETLWGLRLYDNFLTGFDQDPGILRWTNLNYLALGSNMLQGPLPIPPQSIRLYDVENNEYTGEISPLFCNFNNLQVLRLSNNSLSGMLPQCLGNSSVLEILALHNNFFNGYIPPICPSKTSLRIVDFSYNQLQGKLPRGVMNCTQLKVLNFANNQMSDIFPSWLGALPELRILILRSNGFHGVIGKPATKHEFPNLRIIDLSNNGFSGMLPSNYLEIWNSMKHVDENRQTYFSVYTDDVDGRYFGSDYAMTISGKGVQLKYERTPYLLTLVDLSSNRFEGEIPEGPVGNLRGLVLLNLSNNSLTGHIPSSLGDLAALESLDLSQNQLSGRIPSNLEQLTFLAYFNVSHNHLSGPIPLGKQFDTFQEDWYEGNSGLCGKSLPKKCEDSEISTRPPSSIVGEDEDSVFQIALDWYVVVPGVVSGLIVGVVVGNIWTTKKHEWFVETFSRRRKPRGTQGLGGDAELSSRPCICVLCMRVWCVRKGSI, encoded by the exons ATGCCCATCTCAAAAGATCCCACCAAGAAAGGAAACCTCAGGATCAAGTTTGACGTCGTCTTTCCATCGAAGCAGCAGAACCATGAGGAACCCCATAAGACGCAAAGGTGGGCTCAGCATCATAAATCGACCCTTCAGATTTCAACACTACCCTCCAAGTACCCAAATCAGAGACACGTGTTTCTGTCTGGGAACCATGACCTGGCCTTTGCAGCCTTTGTGGGGGTCCTGCCTAAGCCTTTGGATGGCTCTGAGTTTTCTGTGGCttggaaggagtatgaggccaatgaagagagagaagggtggTTTAAGGGTGATGGGTATGAGagaatt ACTCAGGCACTTGGCCAGGTTGATGAGTGCTCAGCCTTGCTGCAGTTCAAGGAAAGCTTTGCAATTAACAAGTCTGTTTCTGCAGACCCTCTTGCTTATCCGAAGGTTTCATTTTGGACGCGAGAAGGAGATGGGAATCGGAGTAATTGTTGTTCATGGGATGGTGTTGAGTGTGATGAAGACTTTGGCCATGTTGTCGGCCTTGATCTCCGTAGCAGCTGTCTCTACGGTTCTATCAATTCCAGCAACACTCTCTTCCGCCTTGTTCACTTGCAGTGGCTTGACCTCTCAGATAATCACTTCAATTTCTCTCAAATACCATCAAGGTTCGGTGATGATCTTTCGAGTCTAACATATCTCAACCTTTCAAATTCCTTGTTTTCCGGAGAAATTCCACCAGAAATTTCAAAGTTATCGAAGCTGTCTACCCTTGATCTGTCTTTCAATGATCTGAAAGTTGATGATGATAGTTTCCCTTTGAAACTGACCAAGGGCAACATGAGAAGCCTGGTTCAGAACTTGACCGCCATAAAACAACTTCATCTTAATTGGGTAGAGATGTACTCCACTGTGCCTGATATCTTGGTCAATGCATCTTCTCTCACATCTCTCCAACTTCGCGGTTGTGGGTTGAATGGGGAATTCCCAATTGGCATTTTCCACCTACCAAACTTAGAGGTTCTCCATCTGCTCTATAACTCAAACCTCACCGGTTATTTTCCTGACTTTAACAGGAGCAATGCCCTCAAGAAATTGAATGTTGCCAACACGAATTTCTCTGGCCAACTGCCTAACTCCCTCGGAAACCTTCATTCCTTGATTGTGTTTGTCATCTCATCGTGTAATTTTCATCCCAATGTTCCATCTTCACTCGGAAACCTTACCCAGCTCAACTACCTTGACATGTTTTCATTTAATGACGTTTCCAAAGGCAAGATGGGAGAATTCCCATCTTTTGTGTCTAACCTGACACAACTTGAATTTCTAGACTTGTCCGATACTGAAATATCTGGTCAAATCCCATCTTGGCTCATGAAGTTGACCCAGTTAACCAGTCTAAGCCTTGACGAGAACAATTTGCAAGGACCAATTCCTAGGTCGCTCTTCCAACTCAAAAATCTTGaatatctttctctttccGGTAATAACTTGAGTGGGTTGGTTGAGTTTGATCAGTTTTCCAAGCTCAAAAAGTTGAAGGACCTTGATTTATCGAACAACATGTTATCTGTGGAGATCAGAAATGATTTAAGTGCTACTCTTCCAAAGCTTCAAACTCTAGCACTGGGCGCCTGCAACTTAACAGAGttcccaaaatttttgaaaaatcaatCCGAATTGACTAAGCTAGACCTTTCTGACAACTATATTCACGGCCCAATACCGAAATGGCTATGGAATGCAACTATTGAAACTTTGTGGGGACTCCGTCTCTATGACAACTTTTTGACAGGATTTGACCAAGATCCAGGCATTCTCCGATGGACAAATCTGAACTATCTGGCTCTTGGGTCTAACATGTTACAAGGACCTCTGCCAATTCCCCCGCAATCAATCAGATTATATGATGTCGAAAACAACGAATATACTGGAGAAATTTCACCCCTGTTCTGCAACTTCAATAATCTCCAAGTTCTCAGGTTGTCCAACAACAGCCTCAGTGGCATGCTTCCACAATGTTTGGGTAACTCTAGTGTTTTGGAAATATTGGCCCTgcataacaatttttttaatggataTATTCCTCCAATATGTCCAAGCAAAACTAGTCTGAGAATTGTTGATTTTAGTTATAATCAGTTGCAGGGGAAGCTACCAAGAGGGGTGATGAATTGTACTCAGTTAAAGGTTCTTAATTTTGCAAACAATCAGATGAGTGACATCTTCCCATCTTGGTTAGGGGCACTTCCAGAATTAAGGATTCTCATTTTGCGGTCCAATGGATTTCATGGCGTAATTGGGAAGCCTGCAACTAAACATGAATTCCCAAATTTGCGCATCATTGACTTATCTAACAATGGTTTCTCAGGTATGTTGCCCTCTAACTACTTAGAGATCTGGAATTCCATGAAACATGTTGATGAAAACCGGCAAACTTATTTTAGTGTATATACGGATGACGTCGATGGACGTTACTTTGGAAGTGATTACGCAATGACAATAAGTGGTAAAGGTGTTCAGTTGAAATATGAAAGGACCCCTTATCTTCTCACACTCGTAGATCTGTCAAGTAATAGATTTGAAGGAGAGATTCCAGAAGGTCCCGTTGGGAACCTAAGAGGCCTTGTTTTGCTGAACCTTTCCAACAACTCTCTCACTGGTCACATCCCCTCATCTTTAGGGGACTTGGCTGCTCTCGAATCGTTAGATCTCTCCCAGAACCAGCTCTCAGGAAGGATCCCGAGTAATTTAGAACAACTCACTTTCCTTGCATATTTTAATGTATCCCATAACCATCTCTCCGGGCCTATACCACTTGGCAAACAATTCGATACATTCCAGGAGGACTGGTACGAAGGAAACTCAGGTCTGTGTGGAAAGTCTCTGCCAAAGAAATGTGAAGATTCTGAGATCTCAACGCGGCCACCATCATCAATCGTGGGAGAAGATGAAGACTCTGTATTTCAAATTGCACTAGATTGGTACGTGGTTGTGCCAGGAGTTGTTAGTGGTCTGATAGTTGGAGTGGTTGTTGGGAACATATGGACAACAAAGAAGCACGAATGGTTTGTGGAGACATTTAGCAGGAGGAGGAAGCCAAGAGGCACACAAGGGCTAGGAGGGGACGCAGAACTTAGCTCAAGGCCATGTATCTGTGTGTTATGTATGCGTGTTTGGTGTGTCCGTAAGGGAAGTATTTGA